A window of Paenibacillus polygoni contains these coding sequences:
- a CDS encoding putative periplasmic lipoprotein, giving the protein MKRICIILFSVILLAGCSKSKTDVLIDEVKHLDNDNSVVDLMVSKLDPLGNNAEFQFSVRNDKDGLEGDLIFKIIDQIFDLEEVTTKPEIPDYNTGLTFSAQRKEDLKFYEIRMMVDSELKYVKLFNVQSENTKVDYNKFYYLTDTLKADIKKILDMNK; this is encoded by the coding sequence ATGAAACGAATATGTATCATTTTATTTAGTGTAATCTTACTAGCCGGATGTTCAAAATCGAAAACAGATGTATTAATTGATGAAGTTAAGCACTTGGATAATGACAACTCCGTTGTAGATCTAATGGTAAGTAAGTTGGACCCGTTAGGTAACAATGCTGAGTTTCAATTCTCAGTTAGAAATGATAAAGATGGTTTAGAGGGAGACTTAATATTTAAGATAATTGACCAGATATTTGATCTTGAAGAAGTCACTACAAAACCGGAAATACCGGATTATAACACCGGTTTAACTTTCTCGGCACAAAGAAAAGAAGACTTGAAGTTTTATGAAATCCGAATGATGGTCGATTCTGAATTAAAGTATGTAAAGTTGTTCAATGTTCAGTCTGAGAATACAAAAGTAGATTACAACAAGTTTTATTATTTAACTGATACGCTTAAAGCGGATATTAAAAAAATTTTAGATATGAATAAATAG
- a CDS encoding GNAT family N-acetyltransferase: MIEYLYSLENLTEDDLDTGFFVGWPNPPSLSTFYDILKNSTYIVLAYDQDKSKVVGFINALSDKVLSAYIPLLEVIPDYQNQGVGTKLVELMIEQLADLYMVDLLCDHELQDFYMNKGMKKAEGMMIRNYKYQSGRLY; encoded by the coding sequence TTGATCGAGTATTTGTATTCACTAGAGAATCTTACAGAGGATGACCTTGATACAGGATTTTTTGTAGGATGGCCTAATCCTCCATCATTAAGTACATTCTACGATATATTAAAAAACTCAACCTACATTGTGCTTGCGTATGATCAAGACAAAAGTAAGGTTGTTGGATTTATAAATGCACTGTCAGATAAGGTGTTATCTGCATATATTCCATTACTTGAAGTGATTCCCGACTATCAAAATCAGGGAGTAGGCACTAAGTTAGTAGAACTAATGATAGAACAATTAGCAGATCTTTACATGGTTGATTTACTCTGTGATCATGAGCTGCAAGATTTTTATATGAATAAAGGAATGAAAAAGGCAGAAGGCATGATGATAAGAAATTATAAATATCAATCAGGAAGATTATATTAA
- a CDS encoding GNAT family N-acetyltransferase: MQQMKVAIMKAALSDRTIIENLLQLYVYDFTEYTAAPIGENGVYQIMPDFESYWSDESSQQSYVIKANGEIAGFIMIKEKEETPKDHVLSHFFILRKFRRMGVGRKAAISLFKGMKGVWELCQLEDNIPAQKFWDQIIKEVSYGEVKNKTENGRRYQNFICK; the protein is encoded by the coding sequence ATGCAACAGATGAAGGTCGCCATTATGAAAGCTGCTCTAAGCGATAGAACAATAATAGAGAATTTATTGCAGTTATATGTCTATGATTTTACGGAATATACGGCTGCTCCAATTGGTGAAAATGGCGTATATCAAATTATGCCGGATTTTGAATCGTACTGGTCGGATGAAAGTAGTCAACAATCGTATGTTATTAAAGCAAATGGTGAAATCGCAGGGTTTATAATGATAAAGGAAAAAGAAGAGACTCCGAAAGATCATGTTCTGTCTCATTTTTTTATACTTCGTAAGTTTCGAAGAATGGGAGTAGGCAGAAAAGCAGCTATATCCTTATTCAAAGGAATGAAAGGAGTATGGGAATTATGTCAGCTGGAAGATAATATTCCCGCTCAAAAGTTCTGGGATCAGATCATAAAAGAAGTATCCTACGGAGAAGTAAAGAACAAAACAGAAAACGGAAGAAGATATCAAAACTTTATTTGTAAGTAG
- a CDS encoding NUDIX hydrolase, whose protein sequence is MQGYNVLMVYSNDLHKVLMCRRLKEPYKGLSNFVGGKIESGESGMEAAYRELLEETGIPREAIVFHHLMDYKYYLQDCYVEVYVGQLKCDVEITGDENDLYWSGLDEDFFDMSLFAGEGNIGHMIEQVKMYEDKIFNVHTDKLHM, encoded by the coding sequence TTGCAGGGTTACAATGTTCTCATGGTTTATAGTAATGATTTACATAAAGTTCTTATGTGCAGACGTTTAAAAGAACCTTATAAAGGTCTTAGTAACTTTGTTGGCGGCAAGATTGAATCAGGAGAAAGCGGTATGGAAGCGGCATATAGAGAGTTATTAGAAGAGACAGGGATTCCTCGGGAAGCTATTGTATTCCATCATTTAATGGATTATAAGTACTATTTACAGGATTGTTATGTGGAAGTTTATGTTGGTCAATTAAAGTGCGATGTTGAAATCACTGGTGACGAGAATGATCTATATTGGTCTGGTTTAGATGAAGATTTTTTTGATATGTCGTTATTCGCAGGTGAAGGAAATATAGGACATATGATTGAACAGGTGAAAATGTATGAAGATAAAATATTCAATGTACATACTGATAAATTGCATATGTAA
- a CDS encoding NUDIX domain-containing protein, whose amino-acid sequence MPICINQKGDIFEEIIDLPEDRIDQLTLNHPITHALVVARNKDGFLLLFNKWKQNWELPGGIREAGESLRACALRELLEETNQIPGRIDFRGLMKFKLRNGKTEYGGLFSADIDNERPFLVNEEAEKVIYWDLHTDIGYIDEIDKELLKHY is encoded by the coding sequence ATGCCAATTTGTATAAATCAAAAAGGTGATATTTTTGAAGAGATTATTGATCTGCCCGAAGATAGAATTGATCAATTGACATTAAATCACCCGATAACTCATGCATTAGTCGTCGCAAGAAATAAAGATGGTTTTTTACTGCTATTTAATAAGTGGAAACAAAACTGGGAACTCCCGGGCGGGATTCGTGAAGCAGGAGAAAGTCTTAGAGCTTGTGCATTACGTGAACTGCTGGAGGAAACGAATCAAATACCGGGGAGAATCGATTTCAGGGGGTTAATGAAATTCAAATTAAGGAATGGAAAAACTGAATACGGCGGTCTTTTTAGTGCAGATATTGATAACGAAAGACCATTTTTAGTTAACGAAGAAGCGGAAAAGGTGATCTACTGGGATTTACATACGGACATAGGGTACATCGATGAAATTGACAAGGAACTATTAAAACACTATTAG